The stretch of DNA CCCTGCTGGCCGATCCGCAGTGGCAAGCCTATGTGGTGTTTCCGGGCGAGTATGCGGCGCCCGAGCGGGTGGTGCGCACGATTGAACCGGCCGAAGCCTCTTGCGGCGGGGCGGCGAAGCGCCCGCTGTTCATCCTGCTGGACGCGACCTGGACCGAGGCGCGCAAGATGTTCCGAAGGAGCCCCTATCTGGACGCACTGCCGGTGCTGAGCCTGCAGCCCGAGCAGACATCGCAGTACAAGCTGCGCCGCTCCCGCCGCGACGATCACTTCTGCACCAGCGAGGTGGCCGCGCTGTGCATGAACCTGGCGGGCGAACATGCGGCCGAGCAGACGCTGGAGGCCTACCTCGCGGTATTCACGCACCACTATCTGCATGCGAAGAACCAGCAGCCCGTTGCGTGGGACGACACCGCGCACCGGCGATTGCGCGAGCTGTCTCCCGTGCGGCCATTGCGCGCCGGCGCGGAGGAGATGCGCTGATGAATTTCACCCATCGGCCGAAGACTGGCCTTTCAACGGAGCCCTCCTTGTCATCCAAAGCCGCCCGCGTCGCACTTTCTGTTTCGGCCGCTGCCCTCGGGAGCATCGCGGCCTACTGGACGCTTCTTGCGACACGCCAGGGACAGATCCTGTTCGACGCGCGCAAGCATCCCGTCGTCCATCTGTCCGACGACTTCTCCACCTACTCCCACGCGGTGCCGGGCGGGATGGTGCGCGGCTATGTCTACCACCCGCAAGGCGAGGACGCGCTGCAGGACCTCTTCATCTAT from Variovorax sp. PBL-E5 encodes:
- a CDS encoding tRNA-uridine aminocarboxypropyltransferase, which gives rise to MPHAVSLLRTARLARSAKPFLARGGFKRERCAGCRLVPSHCMCALRPSVATRAGVCLIMADIEALKPTNTGWLVADVVADTFAFGWARTDTDPALLALLADPQWQAYVVFPGEYAAPERVVRTIEPAEASCGGAAKRPLFILLDATWTEARKMFRRSPYLDALPVLSLQPEQTSQYKLRRSRRDDHFCTSEVAALCMNLAGEHAAEQTLEAYLAVFTHHYLHAKNQQPVAWDDTAHRRLRELSPVRPLRAGAEEMR